A single window of Ictalurus furcatus strain D&B chromosome 3, Billie_1.0, whole genome shotgun sequence DNA harbors:
- the dkk1a gene encoding dickkopf WNT signaling pathway inhibitor 1a, with protein sequence MTMRPLWLSAVVAVYLAVCISDAGSASRNSIKNLQPGAAGSPTEPVSASPHAPKTEPGAKERTTPQSCAGVSQCGVAEFCSRGICQPCRKRKKRCARDAMCCAGNRCINGNCEAGEVNTTQSVSTTVSTKQATKVHGNHTSALGDQNKTAVLEQAKNATVVSPRPAEPLKGVEGQTCLRSTDCSKGLCCARHFWSRICKPVLTEGQVCTRHHRKDTHNLEIFQRCDCGQGLMCRAQKELVSENQQQSILQQQQQQQQQQQEQQQPRKNNNKATRNLHTCQPH encoded by the exons ATGACCATGAGGCCGCTCTGGTTGTCTGCAGTCGTAGCTGTGTATCTTGCTGTATGCATCTCTGACGCCGGATCTGCTTCCCGGAACTCCATCAAGAACCTGCAGCCTGGAGCAGCGGGAAGTCCGACCGAGCCGGTGAGCGCGAGCCCGCACGCGCCAAAGACAGAGCCGGGAGCCAAAGAGCGCACAACG CCTCAGAGCTGCGCCGGTGTTTCTCAGTGCGGTGTTGCTGAGTTCTGTTCTCGCGGGATTTGTCAGCCGTGCCGCAAACGCAAGAAGAGATGCGCTCGAGACGCCATGTGCTGCGCGGGAAACCGCTGCATTAACG GTAATTGTGAAGCAGGTGAAGTGAACACCACTCAGTCTGTCAGCACTACAGTTAGCACTAAGCAAGCAACCAAAGTTCATGGCAATCATACAAGTGCATTAGGTGACCAAAACAAGACAGCGGTGCTAGAGCAGGCTAAAAATGCAACTGTCGTTTCTCCGAGGCCGGCTGAACCACTGAAAG GTGTTGAAGGCCAGACGTGTCTGAGGTCCACAGACTGCTCCAAGGGTCTGTGCTGTGCTCGCCACTTCTGGTCACGGATCTGTAAGCCAGTGCTGACTGAGGGCCAGGTGTGCACGCGTCACCACCGTAAAGACACTCACAACCTGGAGATCTTCCAGCGCTGTGACTGCGGACAGGGCTTGATGTGCCGAGCCCAGAAAGAACTAGTGTCAGAAAACCAGCAACAGAGTAtactgcagcagcagcagcaacaacagcagcagcaacaggaaCAGCAACAGCCacgcaaaaacaacaacaaagctaCCAGAAACCTCCACACATGCCAGCCACACTAA